A region from the Kineothrix sp. IPX-CK genome encodes:
- a CDS encoding MerR family transcriptional regulator translates to MEKYKAIPEGYMTVGEVGRKMGVTVRTLQYYDKEGLLSPSSESAGGRRLYTDKDVIKLYQILSLKHLGFSLDDIKNRLITLDTPADVADALTEQAAGIRQKMEALSASLKEIETLQAEVLQMQFVDFKKYADIIVNLQMKNESYWLIKHFDDKTLDHFRNRFDMDSGAAMMEAFTRLQSEAIRLQKDSIPPESEKGQDLAKEFWEMLIDFTGGDMNMLSKLMETESINGPDNEWNQKQAIASSFIEPALGAYFTALGYNPFEESVK, encoded by the coding sequence ATGGAAAAATATAAAGCGATACCGGAAGGATACATGACGGTCGGTGAGGTCGGAAGAAAAATGGGAGTTACTGTCCGCACCTTACAATACTATGACAAAGAAGGGCTGCTTTCACCATCTTCAGAGAGCGCAGGAGGCCGCAGGCTTTATACGGATAAGGATGTAATTAAACTCTATCAGATTCTGTCGCTGAAACATCTGGGATTTTCATTGGATGATATAAAAAATCGTCTGATTACTCTTGATACTCCCGCTGATGTTGCGGATGCACTTACAGAACAAGCCGCCGGCATCCGTCAGAAAATGGAAGCACTGTCGGCTTCCCTCAAAGAAATCGAAACGCTGCAAGCGGAAGTACTGCAGATGCAATTTGTGGACTTTAAGAAATATGCTGATATTATCGTTAATCTGCAAATGAAAAATGAGTCCTACTGGCTTATCAAGCATTTCGATGATAAGACCCTTGACCATTTCCGCAACCGCTTCGATATGGATAGCGGCGCCGCGATGATGGAGGCCTTCACTCGCCTGCAAAGCGAAGCAATACGACTTCAAAAAGACAGCATACCACCCGAAAGCGAGAAAGGCCAGGATCTCGCCAAAGAATTTTGGGAAATGCTTATAGACTTTACGGGCGGTGATATGAATATGTTGTCAAAACTTATGGAAACAGAAAGCATTAATGGTCCTGACAACGAATGGAATCAAAAACAAGCAATTGCCAGCTCATTTATCGAGCCGGCTTTAGGAGCCTATTTCACTGCATTAGGCTATAATCCGTTTGAGGAGAGTGTAAAATAA
- a CDS encoding ABC transporter ATP-binding protein: protein MNYALQIDRLKKNYGDHTVLKGLNFNVEKGEIFALLGVNGAGKTTALECIEGLRKYDGGSIVVNGRRGIQLQSASLPDYIRPMEAVRLFAKWNKTKIDHSMLSTLGINELAKTLYTDLSTGQKRRLHLALALIGNPDIVFLDEPTAGLDVEGRISLHDQIRKLKSQGKTIILASHDMAEVESLCDRIAILNDGNIVFWGTVAELTSKVGKRYILHIKTEQGEENFESDNIGDTMLTLLEDFKQRGIAVTDIKIDRGTLEQHFINIARGKSE, encoded by the coding sequence ATGAATTATGCATTACAAATTGACAGGCTAAAGAAAAATTATGGTGATCATACGGTACTAAAAGGCTTAAATTTCAATGTAGAGAAAGGTGAAATTTTTGCATTGCTTGGAGTGAACGGCGCAGGCAAGACCACGGCCCTCGAATGTATTGAAGGCTTACGAAAATATGATGGCGGCAGTATCGTGGTGAATGGACGGAGGGGGATTCAACTGCAATCGGCGTCTCTCCCTGATTATATTAGGCCGATGGAAGCTGTAAGGTTATTTGCAAAGTGGAATAAGACAAAAATAGATCACTCTATGCTCAGCACCCTTGGGATTAACGAACTTGCGAAAACTCTGTACACAGATTTGTCAACGGGGCAAAAGCGGCGGTTGCACCTTGCCCTTGCCTTAATAGGCAATCCGGATATTGTGTTCCTTGATGAACCTACTGCCGGACTCGATGTGGAAGGCAGAATATCGCTCCATGACCAAATCCGGAAATTGAAAAGTCAGGGAAAGACGATTATTTTAGCAAGTCACGATATGGCGGAGGTAGAAAGCCTATGTGACCGCATCGCCATTCTGAATGACGGCAATATTGTTTTTTGGGGTACGGTTGCAGAATTGACCTCAAAAGTAGGCAAACGTTATATTCTTCATATTAAGACCGAGCAGGGAGAAGAGAACTTTGAATCCGATAACATCGGGGATACCATGCTGACTTTGCTTGAAGATTTCAAGCAGCGGGGAATTGCCGTGACAGATATTAAAATAGACAGAGGAACGCTTGAACAGCATTTTATCAACATAGCAAGGGGGAAGAGCGAATGA
- a CDS encoding DUF1697 domain-containing protein, which translates to MQKYIALLRGINVGGKNKISMPELKMMFEDNGYKDVVTYINSGNVIFSSYNNDEGEIRKNCEAAIADKFNLNIIVTIISAEDISAALRHAPTWWDNDTQSKHNAIFVIPPATAAEIIEQVGIAKPEYEQVGYYGQVIFWSAPIDTFSRTRWSKIVGKPAYNSITIRNANTAKKLLQLLEKQ; encoded by the coding sequence ATGCAAAAATATATTGCATTATTGCGCGGTATAAATGTTGGCGGCAAAAACAAAATATCAATGCCGGAGCTGAAAATGATGTTTGAAGATAACGGATATAAGGATGTTGTTACCTATATCAATAGTGGAAATGTTATTTTTTCCAGTTATAATAATGATGAAGGTGAAATTAGAAAAAATTGTGAAGCGGCGATAGCGGATAAATTTAATTTAAATATAATTGTTACGATCATATCTGCGGAAGATATATCTGCCGCTCTGCGCCATGCACCAACTTGGTGGGATAATGATACACAATCAAAGCACAACGCAATTTTTGTGATACCACCTGCTACCGCGGCAGAAATAATAGAGCAGGTCGGCATCGCTAAACCGGAGTATGAGCAAGTTGGTTATTACGGACAAGTAATTTTCTGGTCTGCGCCAATTGATACATTCTCCAGAACGAGATGGTCAAAAATTGTAGGCAAGCCTGCATATAATAGTATTACGATAAGAAATGCGAATACTGCTAAAAAATTATTACAGCTTTTGGAGAAGCAGTAA
- a CDS encoding ABC transporter permease, with protein MSAFLYGVTLQWKLDIRSKSLLITCYVVPLLFFAVMGGIFTSINPEAKNTLIQSMTVLGVSTGALIGLPPSLVEIYGSDIKKVYKANGVPLYLGLISMFLSAFIHLLIMCAIIYIVAPIAFDAAPPASFPLYFGSLAVFIAASLSIGCVLGLSVKNQSKLTMISQVIFLPSIMLSGIMFPVALLPGFFKIAGKIFPATWGYDMMADDIFHFGSLWPLITILLTAAILCVLLLKRLQKT; from the coding sequence ATGAGTGCGTTTTTGTACGGAGTAACATTGCAATGGAAATTGGATATACGGAGTAAATCGTTGTTGATTACTTGTTATGTGGTTCCGCTTTTATTCTTCGCTGTTATGGGAGGGATATTCACATCCATAAACCCCGAGGCTAAGAATACGCTTATACAATCTATGACTGTGCTGGGCGTATCAACCGGCGCGCTGATAGGCCTGCCGCCTTCCCTTGTAGAGATTTATGGAAGCGATATTAAGAAAGTATACAAGGCCAATGGGGTACCGTTGTATCTTGGCCTGATTTCGATGTTCTTATCAGCGTTTATCCATCTGTTAATCATGTGTGCTATCATATATATCGTGGCTCCCATTGCTTTTGACGCAGCACCACCGGCAAGCTTTCCGTTGTATTTTGGCTCACTGGCAGTTTTTATTGCGGCATCGTTAAGTATTGGATGTGTCTTAGGATTATCGGTAAAAAATCAATCAAAACTCACAATGATCTCACAAGTAATATTTCTGCCATCCATTATGTTGTCGGGGATTATGTTCCCTGTTGCTTTACTGCCTGGATTTTTTAAGATCGCGGGAAAAATATTTCCTGCGACTTGGGGATATGATATGATGGCGGACGATATTTTTCATTTTGGCAGCCTGTGGCCTTTGATAACTATCCTTTTAACCGCAGCTATACTATGCGTTCTTTTGTTGAAAAGGCTGCAAAAAACGTGA
- a CDS encoding methyltransferase family protein, with product MSGFLLLIPLVLIRYGLLWSSNKESLKRAAFFPPLIGKEKTAFWFYQISTIFLFLYLCFLRINIDSIWFYSGSVVYSFGILLCIVSILNFAKPAKNGINLKGLYRVSRNPIYVSYFIYFLGCVLLTQSLILFALVIIFQISAHWIILSEERWCVKEFGEEYINYMEKVRRYI from the coding sequence ATGAGCGGATTTCTACTTTTAATTCCACTTGTGCTGATAAGATACGGGCTCTTATGGTCGTCAAATAAAGAATCGTTAAAACGTGCCGCCTTTTTTCCGCCTCTGATCGGAAAAGAGAAGACTGCTTTCTGGTTTTATCAAATTTCAACCATATTTTTATTCCTATATTTGTGTTTCCTCAGGATAAATATCGATTCAATATGGTTTTATTCCGGTTCAGTCGTATATAGTTTCGGAATCTTATTGTGCATCGTGTCCATATTAAATTTTGCAAAGCCTGCAAAGAATGGAATAAATCTAAAAGGGCTTTATCGTGTTTCCCGCAATCCCATATATGTGTCATATTTTATTTATTTCTTAGGTTGTGTTTTACTTACGCAATCGCTCATCCTGTTTGCGTTAGTAATCATTTTTCAGATATCGGCGCATTGGATTATTCTTTCCGAAGAAAGATGGTGCGTTAAAGAATTTGGAGAAGAGTACATAAATTATATGGAAAAAGTGA